In Comamonadaceae bacterium OS-1, a single window of DNA contains:
- the pyrF_1 gene encoding orotidine 5'-phosphate decarboxylase: protein MQPHNRIIIALDFDSEAEAMGLVAQLGAQASSYKVGLQLLTAAGPSVVRWLTGQGKSVFLDLKLHEIPNSVTGAVTAAGQLGVAMVTVHASAGSAVLRAAVEAARPFPHLQVLALTVITSMGAQDLAEVGVSGSVLEQVERLALLAVSAGCHGVVASPQEAMRLRQVLPAAMLIVTPGTQLAGEAKSDQTRTATPTQAILAGATHLVIGRSITRATDPIAAFAAICSEVAKHCNR from the coding sequence ATGCAACCCCATAACCGCATCATCATTGCGCTCGACTTTGACAGCGAAGCCGAGGCCATGGGGCTTGTCGCACAACTGGGTGCGCAAGCCTCTTCCTACAAAGTAGGCCTGCAGCTGCTCACTGCCGCAGGGCCATCCGTCGTTCGTTGGCTCACCGGCCAAGGAAAAAGCGTGTTCCTGGATCTCAAGCTGCACGAAATTCCCAACTCCGTGACCGGTGCTGTCACCGCAGCGGGTCAGCTCGGTGTTGCCATGGTCACGGTGCATGCCTCTGCAGGCTCAGCCGTGCTTCGGGCTGCCGTCGAGGCAGCGCGGCCTTTCCCCCACCTTCAGGTGCTGGCACTCACAGTCATCACGAGCATGGGAGCGCAGGACCTGGCAGAAGTTGGAGTTTCCGGGTCGGTCCTGGAGCAGGTCGAGAGGCTGGCGTTGCTTGCCGTGTCGGCTGGTTGCCATGGAGTCGTCGCCTCGCCGCAAGAGGCCATGCGTCTGCGCCAGGTGTTGCCAGCGGCCATGCTGATCGTCACGCCAGGCACCCAGTTGGCAGGTGAAGCCAAGAGCGACCAAACCCGCACAGCCACGCCCACACAGGCCATTCTGGCGGGTGCCACGCATCTCGTCATCGGTCGGTCGATTACGCGCGCTACGGACCCCATCGCTGCGTTTGCAGCCATCTGCAGCGAAGTTGCTAAGCACTGCAATCGATGA